One Pyxicephalus adspersus chromosome 3, UCB_Pads_2.0, whole genome shotgun sequence genomic window carries:
- the LOC140326439 gene encoding kelch-like ECH-associated protein 1A gives MLCSRKKKANLKHSAAIAVPSMKGHGYLDYTIENHASKAFEKMDELRKNNQLCDVLIKVNYNGQEENFPAHKIVLVSCSPFFRAMFTNNFSECHAKEITIKDMCPIVMQRLIEFAYSSRITVGEKCVLHVLLAAMRYQMEDVSKVCSDFLVKHLEPSNVIGISNFAEQIGCIELHKKGREYINKHFSEVTKEEEFLNLTHCELLDMVSQESLNVLCETEVYNACVRWMQWDVNNRAQYFNVLLNAVHLYALPPKFLAVQLRQCPILSKENSCRMFLSKIFQEMSLHKPLPPLKVRGNQLIYVAGGYHQNSLTSLEALNPQTMEWIKLADMLEPRSGLGACTVSGLLYTVGGRNHSATENADSNSLSCFNPMTNQWTRKAPMNVPRNRVGVAVIDETIYAIGGSSGSEHHRSVERYDPEVNFWTYIKPMNGARIGAGVTSSRGLLYVIGGFDGENRLNTADCYHPDKDRWHSVASMKINRSGTGVVSVDNYIYAVGGYDGTNQLNSVERYNIDKDCWEFLAPMKHKRSAHGLTLHLGKIFAIGGFNAEGFLSSVECYCPERNEWREVTEMPTSCSGMGVAVTMEPCPNTIEETEDT, from the exons ATGTTATGCTCAAGAAAGAAGAAGGCCAACCTGAAGCATTCAGCAGCCATTGCTGTACCCTCTATGAAGGGACATGGCTACCTTGATTACACCATTGAAAATCATGCTTCCAAAGCTTTTGAAAAGATGGATGAGCTCAGGAAGAATAACCAGTTGTGTGATGTTCTCATAAAAGTTAACTACAATGGTCAAGAAGAGAACTTCCCTGCACACAAGATTGTACTTGTGTCTTGTAGCCCATTTTTTAGGGCAATGTTTACCAATAACTTTAGTGAATGCCATGCCAAGGAGATCACAATTAAAGACATGTGTCCTATAGTAATGCAAAGGTTAATAGAATTTGCATACTCCTCAAGAATAACAGTTGGAGAGAAGTGTGTCTTGCATGTGCTCCTAGCTGCTATGAGATACCAGATGGAAGATGTGTCTAAAGTGTGTAGTGACTTCCTTGTCAAACACCTGGAACCCAGCAATGTTATTGGGATATCAAACTTTGCAGAACAAATTGGATGCATAGAGCTACATAAAAAAGGAAGAGAATACATTAATAAGCACTTCAGTGAG gtaacaaaagaagaagaatttCTAAACCTCACACACTGCGAACTATTGGACATGGTTAGTCAGGAAAGTCTAAATGTGCTTTGTGAGACTGAGGTATACAATGCCTGTGTAAGATGGATGCAGTGGGATGTGAACAACAGAGCACAGTATTTTAATGTCTTGCTAAATGCTGTTCACCTCTATGCTCTGCCCCCTAAATTTTTGGCAGTGCAGCTAAGGCAGTGTCCCATTCTCAGTAAGGAAaactcatgtagaatgtttttgTCAAAGATTTTTCAAGAAATGTCATTACACAAGCCTCTTCCACCATTGAAAGTACGAGGTAACCAACTAATTTATGTAGCAGGTGGTTACCATCAAAACTCATTGACATCTTTGGAGGCCTTGAATCCACAGACTATGGAATGGATCAAGCTTGCCGACATGTTGGAACCGAGAAGTGGTCTTGGAGCCTGTACTGTAAGTGGACTACTTTACACTGTTGGAGGAAGGAATCATTCTGCTACGGAAAATGCAGATTCTAACTCTTTAAGCTGTTTTAATCCAATGACGAATCAATGGACAAGGAAAGCACCAATGAATGTACCTAGAAATCGAGTTGGGGTAGCAGTAATCGATGAAACTATTTATGCCATTGGGGGTTCCTCTGGCTCTGAACACCATAGAAGTGTTGAAAG GTATGATCCTGAAGTAAATTTTTGGACCTATATTAAACCTATGAATGGTGCCCGGATTGGTGCTGGAGTAACATCAAGTCGTGGACTTTTGTATGTAATTGGTGGATTTGATGGAGAAAACCGACTAAACACAGCTGACTGTTACCACCCAGATAAGGACAGGTGGCATTCAGTAGCTTCAATGAAGATCAACCGAAGTGGTACAG GAGTAGTATCAGTGGACAACTATATATATGCTGTTGGGGGATATGATGGCACCAATCAACTTAACTCTGTAGAACGCTACAATATAGACAAAGATTGCTGGGAGTTTCTGGCACCCATGAAACACAAACGGAGTGCACATGGCCTGACTCTGCACCTGGGGAAAATTTTTGCAATTG GTGGTTTTAATGCAGAGGGGTTTCTCTCGTCTGTGGAATGTTACTGCCCCGAAAGAAATGAATGGAGAGAAGTGACTGAGATGCCAACAAGTTGTAGTGGCATGGGTGTAGCAGTAACCATGGAGCCTTGTCCTAATACAATTGAAGAAACTGAGGATACCTGA